A region from the Rhodopseudomonas julia genome encodes:
- the trmB gene encoding tRNA (guanine(46)-N(7))-methyltransferase TrmB, protein MERLLPQLALDLSEPLSDDPAELFAARVDDVRLEIGFGGGEHLIHEARKAPSCGFFGVEPFVNGMAKAVAAIEGEELTNIRLYDGDAADLLDWLPSKSLLRVDLLYPDPWPKRRHWKRRFVNAENLARIHRALRPGGVFRFASDIPSYVDWTMIRVLRHGGFVWPAETVADWHEPYPGWPGTRYEAKALREGRRPAYLSFSKR, encoded by the coding sequence ATGGAGCGCCTTCTACCGCAGCTTGCTCTCGATCTGAGTGAGCCGCTCTCTGACGATCCGGCCGAGCTTTTTGCGGCTCGCGTCGATGACGTGCGCCTGGAGATCGGCTTCGGCGGGGGCGAGCATCTGATCCACGAAGCCCGCAAAGCGCCCTCCTGCGGCTTCTTCGGGGTCGAGCCTTTCGTGAACGGCATGGCGAAGGCCGTCGCCGCGATCGAAGGCGAAGAGCTGACGAACATCCGGCTCTATGATGGCGACGCGGCGGACCTCCTCGATTGGCTGCCCTCGAAAAGCCTTTTGCGCGTCGATCTCCTCTACCCCGATCCCTGGCCGAAGCGGCGGCATTGGAAGCGGCGTTTCGTCAATGCCGAAAACCTTGCGCGCATTCATCGAGCGCTGCGCCCGGGCGGGGTTTTCCGCTTTGCAAGCGACATTCCCTCTTATGTCGATTGGACGATGATCCGGGTTCTGCGCCACGGTGGCTTCGTATGGCCGGCGGAGACGGTGGCGGATTGGCACGAGCCTTATCCCGGTTGGCCGGGCACGCGCTACGAGGCGAAGGCGCTGCGCGAAGGGCGCCGGCCTGCTTATCTGAGCTTCAGCAAGAGATAA
- the metK gene encoding methionine adenosyltransferase, with the protein MPREHFLFTSESVSEGHPDKVCDRISDCVVDAHLAKFPEARVACETLATTNRVLIAGEVRGSPEVDAAVVEQCAREAIRDIGYQQEGFHWQNCQVDVLLHEQSPDIAQGVDAGEAKEEGAGDQGIMFGFACRETPELMPAPILYAHKILHLMAQARHSGAAPELMPDSKSQVTVRYENGVPVGVHSIVVSTQHAKGLTSADVRKIVEPFVYKALPEGWINDETIWHVNPTGKFEVGGPDGDCGLTGRKIIVDTYGGAAPHGGGAFSGKDPTKVDRSAAYAARYLAKNIVAADLAERCTIQVSYAIGVAKPLSIYVDTHETAKNVRASDIERAINKVMDLSPRGIRQHLQLNRPIYARTAAYGHFGRPPEADGGFSWEKTDLADSIRDAL; encoded by the coding sequence GTGCCCCGAGAACATTTCTTGTTTACCAGCGAGTCGGTGTCGGAGGGCCATCCCGACAAGGTGTGCGACCGCATTTCGGACTGCGTGGTCGATGCCCATCTGGCTAAGTTTCCCGAAGCCCGCGTGGCCTGCGAGACGCTGGCGACGACCAACCGTGTTCTGATCGCCGGTGAAGTGCGCGGCTCTCCCGAGGTCGACGCAGCCGTCGTCGAGCAATGCGCTCGCGAGGCCATCCGCGACATCGGCTATCAGCAGGAAGGGTTCCACTGGCAGAATTGTCAGGTCGATGTGCTCCTTCATGAACAATCTCCCGACATCGCGCAGGGCGTTGATGCGGGCGAGGCGAAGGAAGAAGGCGCCGGCGACCAGGGGATCATGTTCGGCTTTGCCTGCCGCGAGACGCCGGAGCTCATGCCTGCGCCGATCCTTTATGCGCACAAGATTCTGCACCTGATGGCGCAAGCGCGCCATTCCGGCGCTGCGCCGGAGCTGATGCCGGATTCCAAATCGCAGGTGACGGTGCGCTACGAAAACGGTGTGCCGGTCGGCGTGCATTCGATCGTGGTTTCGACGCAGCACGCCAAAGGCCTGACCTCCGCGGACGTGCGCAAGATCGTCGAGCCCTTCGTCTATAAGGCGCTGCCGGAAGGCTGGATCAACGACGAGACCATCTGGCACGTCAACCCGACCGGCAAGTTCGAGGTGGGTGGTCCCGATGGCGATTGCGGCCTGACCGGCCGCAAGATCATCGTCGACACTTATGGCGGTGCGGCCCCTCACGGCGGCGGTGCCTTCTCGGGCAAGGACCCGACGAAGGTCGATCGCTCGGCGGCTTATGCGGCGCGTTATCTCGCCAAGAACATCGTCGCGGCCGACCTCGCTGAACGCTGCACCATCCAGGTCTCCTATGCGATCGGCGTCGCCAAGCCCTTGTCGATCTATGTCGATACGCATGAGACGGCGAAGAACGTGCGTGCGTCCGACATTGAACGTGCGATCAACAAGGTGATGGATTTGTCGCCGCGCGGCATCCGCCAGCACCTGCAGCTCAACCGCCCCATCTATGCCCGCACGGCTGCCTATGGTCATTTCGGCCGGCCGCCGGAGGCCGATGGCGGCTTCTCTTGGGAAAAGACCGATCTCGCCGACAGCATCCGCGACGCGCTCTGA
- a CDS encoding transglycosylase domain-containing protein gives MAGRKAKQRVEPRLGESGGIRVEARDRPAGGASQRKPKAKTAKSRSSAPRRKKARGSGGGFLRRTVYWGSVLAVWGLIAVVGIIAWYGVQMPPTSEWRVPERPPNVRILAVDGALIGNRGDTGGQAVKLAELPDYVPEAVIAIEDHRFRQHFGVDPIGLSRAVVRNLVSGGVVQGGSTLTQQLAKNMFLTPERSIRRKIQEMLLALWLEHKYSKGEILEMYLNRVYFGGGAYGVDAAAHRFFAKDSSDLNLAEAAMLAGLVKAPSHYQPDRNFDAAEARARLVLDAMVREDYVTAAQAKYAKENPPRIASRHRVHAENYVADFVMDRLPSYVGAIDEDVTVYTTIDLSLEREAEKALVEGLKANGEKYGVHQGALVALDGTGAIRAMVGGRSYDKSQFNRAVQAKRQPGSSFKPFVYLTALEQGLRPETVRVDQPVRIGNWEPHNYSNKYEGPVTLKTALARSLNTVAAQLAAEVGPKNVVATAHRMGISSDLKANATIALGTSEVSLLELTGAYAPLANGGFAVLPHAIERVVTDDGETLFQRSSPGLGRVVDLRIVAMMNEMMKATLEIGTGRKAQIPGWPAGGKTGTSQDWRDAWFVGYTANLTAGVWVGNDDNSPTKKASGGNVPSMIWADFMKAAHRGVAVAALPGEGLYSPAIAQNPGMGQPSAAGSGGDAQYRDWILNRDSDRTHTGPARPQRGNGGQGGIGGFFGRIFGN, from the coding sequence ATGGCGGGGCGGAAGGCAAAGCAGCGCGTCGAGCCGCGGCTCGGCGAGAGCGGCGGCATCCGCGTGGAAGCGCGCGACCGGCCGGCGGGCGGGGCGTCGCAGCGCAAGCCGAAGGCAAAGACCGCAAAGAGCCGTTCGTCCGCGCCCCGCAGAAAAAAGGCACGCGGGTCCGGCGGCGGATTTCTGCGGCGCACGGTCTATTGGGGCTCGGTTCTGGCTGTGTGGGGCCTGATCGCCGTCGTCGGCATCATCGCCTGGTACGGCGTCCAGATGCCGCCGACGTCGGAATGGCGGGTGCCGGAGCGGCCGCCCAATGTGCGCATCCTCGCTGTCGACGGGGCCCTGATCGGCAATCGTGGCGACACCGGTGGCCAGGCGGTCAAGCTCGCCGAACTCCCCGATTATGTGCCCGAGGCGGTGATCGCGATCGAGGACCATCGCTTCCGGCAGCATTTCGGCGTCGATCCGATTGGTCTGTCGCGCGCGGTCGTGCGCAATCTCGTCTCCGGCGGTGTCGTGCAGGGTGGCTCGACGCTCACCCAGCAGCTTGCCAAAAACATGTTCCTGACGCCGGAACGCTCGATCCGGCGCAAGATTCAGGAGATGCTTCTGGCGCTCTGGCTGGAGCACAAATACTCCAAGGGCGAAATCCTGGAGATGTATCTGAACCGGGTCTATTTCGGCGGGGGCGCCTATGGCGTCGACGCTGCGGCCCATCGTTTCTTCGCCAAGGATTCAAGCGATCTCAACCTGGCGGAGGCCGCGATGCTGGCGGGTCTCGTCAAGGCGCCGTCGCATTATCAGCCCGATCGCAATTTCGATGCGGCCGAGGCGCGCGCCCGTCTCGTGCTCGATGCGATGGTGCGCGAAGACTATGTCACGGCTGCGCAGGCGAAGTATGCCAAGGAAAATCCCCCGCGCATCGCCTCGCGTCACCGCGTTCATGCGGAAAACTACGTCGCCGATTTCGTCATGGATCGGCTGCCTTCCTATGTCGGTGCGATCGATGAGGACGTTACCGTCTACACCACCATCGACCTTTCGCTGGAGCGCGAGGCGGAGAAGGCGCTCGTCGAAGGCCTGAAGGCGAACGGCGAGAAATATGGCGTCCATCAGGGCGCGCTGGTGGCGCTCGATGGCACCGGTGCGATCCGCGCCATGGTCGGCGGGCGTTCCTACGACAAGAGCCAGTTCAACCGTGCGGTCCAGGCCAAGCGCCAGCCCGGCTCCTCTTTCAAGCCCTTCGTCTATCTGACGGCGCTTGAACAGGGGCTCAGACCGGAGACGGTGCGCGTCGACCAGCCGGTGCGGATCGGCAATTGGGAGCCGCACAATTATTCCAACAAATATGAGGGGCCGGTGACGCTCAAGACGGCACTCGCCCGCTCGCTGAACACGGTGGCCGCACAGCTTGCCGCGGAGGTTGGGCCGAAAAACGTCGTGGCGACCGCCCACCGCATGGGCATCAGTTCCGACCTCAAGGCCAATGCCACCATCGCGCTCGGAACGTCGGAGGTAAGCCTGTTGGAGCTGACGGGTGCTTATGCGCCGCTTGCCAATGGCGGGTTCGCCGTCCTCCCGCACGCGATCGAACGGGTCGTCACCGATGATGGCGAAACCCTTTTCCAGCGGTCCAGCCCGGGTCTCGGTCGCGTCGTCGATCTTCGCATCGTCGCCATGATGAACGAGATGATGAAGGCGACGCTGGAGATCGGCACCGGGAGAAAGGCGCAGATCCCCGGCTGGCCCGCCGGTGGCAAAACCGGCACCAGCCAGGATTGGCGAGACGCCTGGTTCGTCGGCTACACGGCCAATCTGACGGCGGGCGTCTGGGTTGGCAACGACGACAATTCGCCGACCAAGAAGGCCTCGGGCGGGAATGTGCCCTCGATGATCTGGGCGGATTTCATGAAGGCGGCGCATCGCGGCGTTGCGGTGGCGGCCCTGCCGGGCGAGGGGCTCTACAGCCCTGCGATCGCGCAAAATCCTGGGATGGGCCAGCCCTCGGCTGCGGGATCCGGCGGCGATGCCCAATATCGCGACTGGATCCTCAACCGCGACAGCGACCGCACGCACACCGGCCCTGCACGGCCCCAGCGCGGCAATGGCGGCCAGGGAGGCATTGGCGGATTCTTCGGCCGTATCTTCGGCAATTAG